The proteins below are encoded in one region of Saccopteryx leptura isolate mSacLep1 chromosome 1, mSacLep1_pri_phased_curated, whole genome shotgun sequence:
- the ZBTB9 gene encoding zinc finger and BTB domain-containing protein 9 isoform X2 yields the protein METATPLPAVPPPPNCNPTPRTIQIEFPQHSSLLLEALNRHRLEGKFCDVSLLVQGRELRAHKAVLAAASPYFHDKLLLGDAPRLTLPSVIEADAFEGLLQLIYSGRLRLPLDALPAHLLVASGLQMWQIQVEEEEEEEEEEEDYDDEDQASATISQTPQRARVSGVPHTRGSRSLPKTATSRRLPEDGSAPPLDPPAATSALPSKIFYVKQEPFEPKEEISGGGTQSGGVKEESTAFPGGDTEGNGELGLLPPSGAGATSGGGGGGGGGGPSWKPVDLHGNEILSGGGGPGGAGQAVHGPVKLGGTPPADGKCFGCLCGKRFAVKPKRDRHIMLTFSLRPFGCGICNKRFKLKHHLTEHMKTHAGALHACPHCGRRFRVHACFLRHQDLCKGQGWATAHWTYK from the exons atggagaccGCGACCCCTCTGCCTGCCGTGCCCCCGCCTCCGAACTGCAACCCCACCCCGCGGACCATTCAGATCGAGTTCCCCCAACATAGCTCCTTGCTGCTGGAAGCCCTGAACCGTCACAGGCTCGAGGGGAAGTTCTGTGATGTGTCCCTCCTGGTGCAGGGCCGGGAGCTGCGGGCTCACAAAGCCGTGTTGGCCGCCGCCTCGCCTTACTTCCACGACAAACTTCTTCTGGGCGATGCACCGCGTCTCACCCTGCCCAGCGTCATCGAAGCGGATGCCTTCGAGGGGCTGCTCCAGCTTATTTATTCGGGGCGCCTCCGCTTGCCTCTGGATGCACTCCCGGCCCACCTGCTTGTGGCCAGTGGCCTCCAGATGTGGCAG ATCCaagtagaggaggaggaggaagaggaggaggaggaggaagactaCGATGATGAAGACCAGGCGTCGGCCACAATCTCTCAGACTCCTCAGCGTGCAAGGGTATCAGGGGTTCCCCACACCCGCGGATCCCGCTCCCTGCCCAAAACGGCCACTTCCCGTAGGCTTCCGGAGGACGGGAGTGCTCCTCCCCTGGACCCTCCAGCCGCTACTTCTGCGCTGCCCTCCAAAATCTTCTACGTTAAACAAGAACCCTTTGAGCCGAAGGAGGAGATATCAGGAGGTGGAACTCAGTCTGGCGGGGTCAAGGAGGAGAGCACGGCGTTTCCCGGAGGGGACAccgaagggaatggagagctagGGCTCTTGCCCCCATCAGGCGCAGGGGCAAcatctggaggaggaggaggaggcggaggcggaggtCCGTCCTGGAAGCCAGTGGATCTCCATGGGAATGAAATCCTGTCTGGGGGCGGGGGGCCTGGGGGAGCAGGGCAGGCTGTCCACGGGCCTGTGAAGCTAGGGGGGACACCCCCTGCTGATGGAAAATGCTTTGGCTGCTTGTGTGGGAAGCGCTTTGCAGTGAAACCAAAGCGTGACCGGCACATTATGCTGACCTTTAGCCTTCGGCCCTTTGGCTGTGGCATCTGCAACAAGCGCTTCAAGCTGAAGCACCACCTGACAGAGCACATGAAGACCCACGCAGGTGCCCTGCACGCCTGTCCCCACTGTGGCCGTCGGTTCCGAGTCCACGCCTGTTTCCTTCGCCACCAGGACCTGTGCAAAGGCCAGGGCTGGGCCACCGCTCACTGGACTTACAAGTGA
- the ZBTB9 gene encoding zinc finger and BTB domain-containing protein 9 isoform X1 — protein METATPLPAVPPPPNCNPTPRTIQIEFPQHSSLLLEALNRHRLEGKFCDVSLLVQGRELRAHKAVLAAASPYFHDKLLLGDAPRLTLPSVIEADAFEGLLQLIYSGRLRLPLDALPAHLLVASGLQMWQVVDQCSEILRELETSGNGTSTRGATPYHTLLSTTSSAGGWCVRSSPFPTPAQSAASTQSPAGGEASDMGDVLQIQVEEEEEEEEEEEDYDDEDQASATISQTPQRARVSGVPHTRGSRSLPKTATSRRLPEDGSAPPLDPPAATSALPSKIFYVKQEPFEPKEEISGGGTQSGGVKEESTAFPGGDTEGNGELGLLPPSGAGATSGGGGGGGGGGPSWKPVDLHGNEILSGGGGPGGAGQAVHGPVKLGGTPPADGKCFGCLCGKRFAVKPKRDRHIMLTFSLRPFGCGICNKRFKLKHHLTEHMKTHAGALHACPHCGRRFRVHACFLRHQDLCKGQGWATAHWTYK, from the coding sequence atggagaccGCGACCCCTCTGCCTGCCGTGCCCCCGCCTCCGAACTGCAACCCCACCCCGCGGACCATTCAGATCGAGTTCCCCCAACATAGCTCCTTGCTGCTGGAAGCCCTGAACCGTCACAGGCTCGAGGGGAAGTTCTGTGATGTGTCCCTCCTGGTGCAGGGCCGGGAGCTGCGGGCTCACAAAGCCGTGTTGGCCGCCGCCTCGCCTTACTTCCACGACAAACTTCTTCTGGGCGATGCACCGCGTCTCACCCTGCCCAGCGTCATCGAAGCGGATGCCTTCGAGGGGCTGCTCCAGCTTATTTATTCGGGGCGCCTCCGCTTGCCTCTGGATGCACTCCCGGCCCACCTGCTTGTGGCCAGTGGCCTCCAGATGTGGCAGGTAGTCGATCAGTGCTCGGAGATTCTTAGAGAATTAGAGACCTCAGGTAATGGGACTTCAACCCGAGGGGCGACCCCTTATCACACGCTGCTTTCTACCACATCCTCAGCAGGAGGTTGGTGTGTTCGCTCTTCTCCTTTCCCGACTCCTGCGCAGTCTGCTGCTTCCACGCAGAGCCCTGCTGGTGGGGAGGCGAGTGATATGGGGGATGTGTTACAGATCCaagtagaggaggaggaggaagaggaggaggaggaggaagactaCGATGATGAAGACCAGGCGTCGGCCACAATCTCTCAGACTCCTCAGCGTGCAAGGGTATCAGGGGTTCCCCACACCCGCGGATCCCGCTCCCTGCCCAAAACGGCCACTTCCCGTAGGCTTCCGGAGGACGGGAGTGCTCCTCCCCTGGACCCTCCAGCCGCTACTTCTGCGCTGCCCTCCAAAATCTTCTACGTTAAACAAGAACCCTTTGAGCCGAAGGAGGAGATATCAGGAGGTGGAACTCAGTCTGGCGGGGTCAAGGAGGAGAGCACGGCGTTTCCCGGAGGGGACAccgaagggaatggagagctagGGCTCTTGCCCCCATCAGGCGCAGGGGCAAcatctggaggaggaggaggaggcggaggcggaggtCCGTCCTGGAAGCCAGTGGATCTCCATGGGAATGAAATCCTGTCTGGGGGCGGGGGGCCTGGGGGAGCAGGGCAGGCTGTCCACGGGCCTGTGAAGCTAGGGGGGACACCCCCTGCTGATGGAAAATGCTTTGGCTGCTTGTGTGGGAAGCGCTTTGCAGTGAAACCAAAGCGTGACCGGCACATTATGCTGACCTTTAGCCTTCGGCCCTTTGGCTGTGGCATCTGCAACAAGCGCTTCAAGCTGAAGCACCACCTGACAGAGCACATGAAGACCCACGCAGGTGCCCTGCACGCCTGTCCCCACTGTGGCCGTCGGTTCCGAGTCCACGCCTGTTTCCTTCGCCACCAGGACCTGTGCAAAGGCCAGGGCTGGGCCACCGCTCACTGGACTTACAAGTGA